GGATCTTCGCGGGCAAACCCACGACGCTGGGTGCTGCTTCCGGCGCCGTGGTTGGTTTGGTCGCCATCACTCCTGCTTGCGGTTTCGTGGATCTGACAGGGGCGCTTTGGATCGGGGCCCTGGCCAGCGTGTTCAGCTTCTTTATGGTGAGCATTGTGAAGCCGAAATTAGGTTATGATGATACCCTGGATGCGTTCGGCGTGCACGCCATCGGCGGTTTCTGGGGGGCCATGGCCACGGGTCTTTTTGCCACCAAACTGGTGAATTCTGCCGGCGCGGATGGTTTGCTGTTGGGCAATCCCGGACAGGTTTGGATCCAGTTTATCGCTTGCGCCACCACGATCGCTTATACGGCCATTGCCACGTTCGTGATCTGTTTTGTCGTGGATAAGGTCATCGGCATTCGTGTTGCGCAGGAAGAAGAGATCATGGGCCTGGATCTGACCCAGCATCACGAACGCGCTTATACGATTTTAGATTAATGATGTAGAGACGCAAAATTTTGCGTCTCTACGAAGGGAGGATATCAATGAAATTGGTCACTGCCATCATCCAGCCGCACCGGCTGGAGGAAGTTAAAAAAGAATTATACGCCGCGCAGGTGAACCTCATCACCGTGTCCGAAGTCCTGGGTCACGGCCGCCAGATCGGCGTGGATGAGTTTTACCGCGGGGTCAAGGAAATCGGTAATTTGTTGCGCAAGGTCCGGATAGATATCGCGGTCAACGAGGACTTCGTTGAGCCGACGGTCAAGGCCATCATCAAAGGTGCCCGCACGGGCAAGATCGGCGACGGCAAGATCTTCGTCGTGGACCTGCCGCGCTGCATCCGTATCCGCACCGGTGAAGAAGGGTCCAAGGCCATCGGGTAGGGCTTTGACCTGTTTTTAGTTCTTGACACATTTTTCCCCCAAAGGTAATATGCCTCAAATTTGGGGGAAAATGTGTTTGAGGGGTCCCATATGATAAATACAGAGAGGTGGGTATGAACAAACGCATTTCTGAGGAGATCATGGAAAATCACAGCGACGATTGCGGGTGCCGGAATTTCAGCGAGACCTTGCCGGAACATTTCGGCGAGAACGTCTTTGGCCTGAAGGTAATGAAGGAAGTCCTTTCGCCCAAGGCCTATGAATCCATTGCCCGGACCATTCAAGAAGGCGGCAAATTAGACCAGGGCATTGCTGACGAAGTGGCCGAGGCCATGAAGAAATGGGCCATTGCCAAGGGGGCCACCCACTTTACGCACTGGTTCCAGCCCTTGACTGGCACGACCGCTGAAAAGCACGATTCTTTTATCGCCTGGGACGGCCAAGGGGGCGTTGTTTTAAGTTTTTCCGGCAAAGAGCTCATCCAGGGCGAACCGGACGCGTCTTCGTTCCCGTCGGGGGGCTTGCGCGCGACTTTTGAGGCCCGCGGTTATACTGGCTGGGACCCGACATCCCCGGCTTTTATCAAAGAAGGCCCGGAAGGCGCGACGTTGTGCATCCCGACGTTTTACATCGGCTATCACGGCGAAGCCCTGGACAAAAAGACGCCTTTATTGCGTTCCATGAAAGCCCTCTCCAAACAGATCTGCCGTCTGGCCGAACTGTTCGGCATTGACACCAAGGGCAAACGTGCTTACTGCACCGTCGGCCCCGAGCAGGAATATTTCCTTATTGACAAGGCCCATTTTCAGGCCCGTTTGGACCTGATCGAGACCGGCCGCACGCTCTTCGGTCTCAAGCCGGCCAAACACCAGCAACAGGAAGACCATTATTTCGGCGCCATCAAACCGCGCATCATGGCGTTCATGGAAGACCTGGACCGCACCCTGTGGAAACTCGCGGTCCCGGCAAAAACACGCCACAATGAAGTGGCCCCGGCCCAGTATGAGATCGCCCCGATCTACGAAGATCTCAACACCGGCATTGACCATCACATGATGATGATGGAGATCATGCGCACCCTGGCCGACAAGCGCGGGCTTGTCTGTTTATTGCATGAAAAACCGTTCGCCGGCATCAATGGTTCCGGCAAGCACAACAATTGGTCTGTTGTCGGTCCCGACGGAAAGAACTGGCTTTATCCGGGAAAGACCCCGCACGAGAACGCCAAATTCTTGACCACTTTGTGCGCGATCATCAAGGCGGTGGACACCTATGCCGATCTTTTGCGCGCCTCGGTCGCTTCCGCCGGCAATGATCACCGTTTGGGCGCCAATGAAGCGCCCCCGGCCATCGTTTCCATCTTTTTGGGCGAGCAGTTATACGATATTTGCGAGCAGATCGAAAAGGGAGGGGCCAAATCCTCCAAACAGGGCGGTATTCTGCATGTCGGCGTTGATTCCCTGCCTCCTTTGGCCAGAGACACCACCGACCGCAACCGCACCTCGCCGTTCGCTTTCACCGGCGCTAAATTTGAATTCCGCGCGGTCGGTTCCAACCAGAACCCTTCCGCCGCCAACATGGTGCTCAACACCATCGTCGCGGACGCCATCAGCGACATCTGCGACCAACTGGAAGCCGACAAGAAAGCCGGTAAGGATTTCAACGCTTCTTTGCAGAAGGTCCTGCAGGAGATCATCAAGAAACACAAGCGCGTGCTGTTCAACGGGGACAATTACATTCCCGAGTGGCATGCCGAGGCCAAGAAGCGCGGTTTGCCCAATTTGAAAAATACGCCCGAAGCCCTGGAAGTCCTCAAGGAAAAAAAGAACATCCGGGTGCTCGTCAAGCACGGCGTTTTATCGGAAAAAGAGCTCGCGTCCCGCTATGAGATCAATAAACACGCTTACAAGACCGTGGTCGCCCTCGAGGGCGATTGCGCGTCCACCATGGCGCGCACGCAATTGATCCCCGCGGCCGTTTCCTATCAAATGGAATTGGCCGAAACGATCAAGACCGTGGGCAGCGGCGGCAAAACCACAGGCGTCAAGAAATTGCTTAAGGAGGTCTCCCGGCTGGTGGATGAGGCCTTGTCCTGCGCTGATGGTTTGGACGCGGCTTTGACCGCACATGACGCGGCCAAGACCAATGCCGGTATGGTCAAACTGCGTGAGGCCGTGGATGCTCTGGAAGCGCTGGTCCCGGCCAATCTGTGGCCTTTGCCGTCCTACGCGGAAATGCTTTTGATGAATGCGTAGGAAATATTGCAATGGCATGACCAAGAAGGTGGATTCGAAAGGATCCACCTTTTATTTTTCTGTTGTAACTAATTGCAAATAATAAAGTTATAACTATTGTTGTCGTCGGCTTGCCGATCAAAAAATATGTGTTATACTTTTTCTCGATAGCCTTAGAACATTTTCCTAAGATAGCCTTAGATAAAATCCCGACTAAGCACATACTTGGTATGATTAAAAAATCCCTGAATGTTGTTTTTGTTGCCGCCTTTTTGCTTAATACCTTTGGCCCCATGCCGGCCTATGCTGACGTACGGGCGATTATTAATCGCCCCTACATGCCTGAGCCCGGCGTCATGGTGTCCTTAAGCCCTGAATTTACCCCCGCCCACCTTAAAGGTATCACCATTCACCCGGACAATGCCCTTAAGTTCGACTTTATCATCCATAAAGGCGATTCCAACCTCGCTGGGCAAGAGAAACAGGAAGAATACAAGAAATTGATCAAGTATTTCCTGGCCTCCTTGGCTGTTCCCGATGAAAATCAGTGGGTGAACCTCTCTCCTTATGAGAAAGACCGCATTATCAAGGATGATTTCGGCAAAACCGAGATGGGACGTGATCTTCTCTCCCAGGACTATCTGCTTAAGCAGATCACAGCATCCCTGATATACCCCGAACAAGGCCTTGGCCAGAAGTTCTGGGATAAGGTCTATGAACAGGCCTTTAAGCAATACGGCAACACCAACATCCGGGTCAACACCTTCAACAAGGTCTGGATCGTCCCGGACAATGCCGTTATCTATGAAAAGGGCAATACCGCTTATGTCTTAAAGAACCATCTGAAGGTCATGCTGGAAGAGGATTATTTAGCGCTTAACAAAAATACTATTCTCTCCCCCTCTGTGGGGAGGGTCAGGGAGGGGGGAGACAAGCAAGTCAATGCCCTCGGCTCCCAAATCGTCCGCGAAGTGATCCTCCCCGCCCTTGAGAAAGAAGTCAATGAAGGCAAGAACTTCGCCATGCTCCGCCAGGTCTACTCCGGCATGATCTTAGCCGCCTGGTACAAACGGGCCTTAAAAGAATCACTATTAGGCAAGATCTATGCCGATAAAGCGAAACTCAAAGGAATGGAGTATACCTCTGTCATTCCCGCGAAGGCGGGAATCCAGTCCAAGGACGACATAGAGGGCATTTACCAGCGCTACCTCCAGGCCTTCAAAAAAGGCGTCTACAATTATATCAAGGAAGACACCGACAAATACACCAAACAGGTCATTCCCAGGAAGTATTTTTCGGGGGGAACAAGAGGGTTTGACCAGGCACAAATAAGCAGGGTTACCTCTGTTGACTTTGCGCAGGCCTCGACTATTCGGGAAGATATTGCAAATAAAATGGACATGGCTGCAGTGGCTTTGGAAGAGCCCGACGCGGCGATGATGAGCCGCAGAGAGGCGGTGGGTCTTTTGGCCGGCGGTGCTGGCCTATTGCTTACAGAACCTGTAGATGCATTAAATATTTTTTCTATTCAGCAAAACCAGCCAGCAAAGACTTTGGATGCTACCAAAGCCGCCAACTGGCTTAAAGCACAGATCAACACAAACGGGCTTATTGCTTCATTCACCGGTCTTCATCAGGCAGATCCATCCAGCGGAGTGACCTGGATGTATAACCAGGGGCAGGCCATTCAAGCTTTTTTAGCCATGGGAGACATTGCAACAGCTGAACGTTTGGCAAAGGCAATTCTGCGATTGCGCCGGAACG
This sequence is a window from Candidatus Omnitrophota bacterium. Protein-coding genes within it:
- a CDS encoding P-II family nitrogen regulator; amino-acid sequence: MKLVTAIIQPHRLEEVKKELYAAQVNLITVSEVLGHGRQIGVDEFYRGVKEIGNLLRKVRIDIAVNEDFVEPTVKAIIKGARTGKIGDGKIFVVDLPRCIRIRTGEEGSKAIG
- a CDS encoding glutamine synthetase III; protein product: MKEVLSPKAYESIARTIQEGGKLDQGIADEVAEAMKKWAIAKGATHFTHWFQPLTGTTAEKHDSFIAWDGQGGVVLSFSGKELIQGEPDASSFPSGGLRATFEARGYTGWDPTSPAFIKEGPEGATLCIPTFYIGYHGEALDKKTPLLRSMKALSKQICRLAELFGIDTKGKRAYCTVGPEQEYFLIDKAHFQARLDLIETGRTLFGLKPAKHQQQEDHYFGAIKPRIMAFMEDLDRTLWKLAVPAKTRHNEVAPAQYEIAPIYEDLNTGIDHHMMMMEIMRTLADKRGLVCLLHEKPFAGINGSGKHNNWSVVGPDGKNWLYPGKTPHENAKFLTTLCAIIKAVDTYADLLRASVASAGNDHRLGANEAPPAIVSIFLGEQLYDICEQIEKGGAKSSKQGGILHVGVDSLPPLARDTTDRNRTSPFAFTGAKFEFRAVGSNQNPSAANMVLNTIVADAISDICDQLEADKKAGKDFNASLQKVLQEIIKKHKRVLFNGDNYIPEWHAEAKKRGLPNLKNTPEALEVLKEKKNIRVLVKHGVLSEKELASRYEINKHAYKTVVALEGDCASTMARTQLIPAAVSYQMELAETIKTVGSGGKTTGVKKLLKEVSRLVDEALSCADGLDAALTAHDAAKTNAGMVKLREAVDALEALVPANLWPLPSYAEMLLMNA